In Prunus dulcis chromosome 1, ALMONDv2, whole genome shotgun sequence, the following are encoded in one genomic region:
- the LOC117623443 gene encoding uncharacterized protein LOC117623443 isoform X3, which yields MATIQYDIRCARLLHTAATSSSSSPTTSSPSLSTIRSLTPHLMASRASAARRVLSLSTSCWTTSFRLRAFSTGAGEAAVRLPEKPSICTADELHYVSVPNSDWKLALWRYRPCPKAPQRNHPLLLLSGVGTNAIGYDLSPESSFARYMSKQGFETWILEVRGAGLSVHEPNRKEIQQSAHARSDQMEAASAGATNAAFSAEKQSNGFPGASAPESPVQGERYDISATKGDITKSQSNGFPGASAPETPAQEEKYDISAGKGDVTNIITVGNESKSVTRLTETFTQLSERFSGFLSEGQSKIMAAKLLDQVSKLFADSTLSERLNEISDKLSGLLETRQNSSIASQIRDLSQRLVTIIEEGQRSVSPPLFDLQERFASTLEDFQKQLDLIVKYDWDFDHYLEEDVPAVMEYIMAESKPKDGKLLAIGHSMGGILLYAMLSRCVSEGRESKLAAVVTLASSLDYTPSKSTLKLLIPLADPAQVLNVPVIPLGTLLAAAYPLSTRPPYVFSWLNNLISAEDMMHPELLKKLVLNNFCTIPAKLLLQLTTAFREGGLRDRRGTYLYKDHLHKSSVPILALAGDQDLICPPEAVEETVKLIPRHLVTYKVFGESGGPHYAHYDLVGGRMCRQRSRSIPV from the exons ATGGCGACGATTCAGTACGATATTCGTTGCGCGCGTCTCCTTCACACAGCAgcaacatcttcatcatcGTCACCGACGACGTCGTCGCCTTCATTATCTACAATTCGGTCTCTCACTCCCCATCTCATGGCCTCGCGGGCCTCTGCGGCGCGCCGGGTTCTGTCGCTGTCGACCTCGTGCTGGACGACGTCGTTCAGGCTCAGAGCCTTCTCCACCGGTGCGGGAGAGGCCGCGGTGAGGCTTCCGGAGAAGCCGTCGATTTGTACCGCCGATGAGCTCCACTACGTGTCCGTGCCAAACTCCGATTGGAAGCTCGCCCTCTGGCGCTACCGCCCTTGCCCCAAG GCGCCTCAGAGGAATCACCCATTGTTGCTGTTGTCGGGGGTGGGGACCAATGCCATTGGATATGATCTCTCTCCTGAG TCTTCTTTTGCACGTTACATGTCAAAGCAAGGATTTGAGACATGGATTCTCGAAGTTCGTGGTGCTGGATTGAGCGTGCATGAACCAAATCGCAAGGAAATCCAGCAGTCTGCCCATGCAAGATCTGATCAGATGGAAGCTGCTTCTGCTGGTGCAACTAATGCAGCTTTTTCTGCAGAAAAGCAATCAAATGGTTTTCCTGGTGCTTCAGCACCTGAGTCTCCTGTCCAAGGAGAAAGATATGATATTTCAGCTACCAAGGGAGACATTACAAAAAGCCAATCAAATGGTTTTCCTGGTGCCTCAGCACCTGAGACTCCTGcccaagaagaaaaatatgacatttCAGCTGGCAAAGGAGACGttacaaatataattactGTAGGCAACGAATCAAAATCAGTGACTAGGTTGACAGAAACATTTACGCAGTTGTCAGAAAGATTCTCTGGCTTTCTCAGTGAAGGTCAGTCGAAAATCATGGCTGCTAAGTTACTTGACCAAGTTTCAAAACTTTTCGCTGATTCTACATTATCCGAGCGTCTTAATGAGATAAGCGATAAGCTTTCAGGCCTCTTAGAGACAAGACAAAACTCATCTATTGCTAGCCAGATCAGGGACCTCAGTCAAAGGCTTGTAACTATCATTGAAGAAGGTCAGCGATCAGTTTCACCCCCATTGTTTGACTTGCAAGAGCGTTTTGCTTCCACACTGGAAGATTTTCAGAAACAACTTGACTTGATAGTGAAGTATGATTGGGACTTTGATCATTACTTGGAAGAGGATGTACCTGCTGTG ATGGAGTACATAATGGCAGAAAGTAAGCCAAAGGATGGGAAGTTGTTAGCTATTGGACACTCAATGGGAGGTATCTTGCTTTACGCTATGCTTTCACGATGCG TTTCTGAAGGAAGAGAGTCCAAATTAGCAGCTGTTGTTACATTGGCATCATCACTTGATTACACACCTTCAAAATCAACTCTCAAATTGCTCATACCCCTT GCAGATCCTGCCCAGGTTCTCAATGTCCCAGTTATTCCTTTAGGAACATTATTGGCAGCTGCTTATCCTCTCTCAACCCGTCCTCCTTATGTTTTCTCGTGGCTCAATAATCTGATTTCAGCAGAGGACATGATGCATCCAGAGTTGTTGAAAAAGCTTGTTCTGAATAACTTTT GCACCATACCCGCAAAACTTCTGTTGCAGCTAACAACAGCTTTTAGGGAGGGTGGACTACGTGACAGGAGAGGTACCTATTTGTATAAGGATCATCTGCACAAAAGCAGTGTCCCTATTTTGGCACTTGCTGGAGACCAGGATCTAATATGCCCGCCTGAAGCTGTGGAGG AAACTGTTAAGCTGATTCCACGACACCTGGTTACGTATAAAGTTTTTGGAGAATCTGGAGGTCCACACTATGCTCATTATGATTTGGTGGGAGGCCGAATG tGCAGGCAGCGGAGCAGATCTATCCCTGTATAA
- the LOC117623467 gene encoding elongator complex protein 2: MTSGCGGGSGVGVKGVFIGAGCNRIVNNVSWGACDLVAFGAQNAVAIFNPKTAQISTTLPGHKAAVNCTQWLPSNKFAFKAKHLDRHYLLSGDAAGAIILWEYSVLEGKWRNVQQVPQLHKKGVTCITGIMVSQTEAVFASTSSDSTVHLWEVVFPSTSGGDCNLLHLDSLCVGVKPMVALSLSELPGSAGYLVLAMGGLDNKIHLYRGERRGKFVRGCELKGHTDWIRSLDFSLPVCTTGEANNVLLVSSSQDRGIRIWKMDLRDSLDSNQSAYRKEKISLASYIEGPVLVAGTNSYQISLESLLIGHEDWVYSVEWQPPSTASPEGIAYCQPQSILSASMDKTMMIWKPEKTSGIWMNVVTVGELSHCALGFYGGHWSPNGDSILAHGYGGSFHLWKNVGTDFENWQPQKVPSGHFAAITDIAWGRSGQYLLSVSHDQTTRIFAPWQNEASLGDEKSWHEISRPQVHGHDINCVAIIRGKGNHRFVSGADEKVARVFEAPLSFLKTLGHAISQKSSFTEDIQVGVQILGANMSALGLSQKPIYVHAEQQTPDRNLNDNLDTFEAIPDAVPVVFTEPPIEDQLAWHTLWPESHKLYGHGNELFALCSDHDGTLVASSCKAQSAAVAEIWLWQVGSWKAVGRLQSHSLTVTQMEFSHDDKFLLAVSRDRQFSVFSIDKTGTDETSYQLVSKQEAHKRIIWACSWNPYGYEFATGSRDKTVKIWTLGKDSSVKQITTLPQFNSSVTALSWVGLDRKSNDGLLAVGMENGLIELWSLSVKRSEDGVAADAVAAALVVRLDPVMCHVSSVNRLAWRNRRNEDSSSSIQLASCGVDQCVRVFEVNVN; encoded by the exons ATGACTAGTGGATGTGGTGGTGGGAGTGGGGTCGGAGTGAAAGGAGTGTTCATAGGAGCAGGTTGCAACAGAATAGTGAACAATGTTTCATGGGGTGCTTGTGATTTAGTCGCTTTTGGTGCCCAAAACGCCGTCGCTATTTTCAACCCGAAG ACTGCTCAAATTTCGACTACGCTTCCGGGACACAAGGCTGCTGTGAATTGTACCCAGTGGCTCCCAAGTAACAAGTTTGCATTTAAAG CCAAACATTTGGACCGGCATTATTTGCTATCTGGAGATGCCGCTGGTGCCATTATTTTATGGGAGTATTCTGTTCTTGAAGGGAAG TGGAGGAATGTACAACAAGTACCCCAGTTGCACAAGAAGGGTGTCACATGTATTACTGGAATTATGGTTTCTCAAACTGAGGCAGTCTTTGCCTCTACTTCTTCCGATAGTACAGTTCATTTATGGGAGGTCGTTTTTCCATCTACTAGTGGAG GTGACTGTAATTTGTTGCATCTGGATTCTCTCTGTGTTGGTGTAAAACCTATGGTAGCGCTTTCATTATCTGAGTTGCCCGGAAGTGCTGGCTATTTAGTCCTGGCAATGGGAGGACTGGATAACAAGATTCACCTTTACCGCggggagaggagaggaaaG TTTGTTCGAGGTTGCGAGTTGAAAGGGCATACAGATTGGATCAGAAGTCTAGATTTCTCATTACCTGTATGCACCACTGGTGAGGCAAATAACGTCCTACTTGTGAGTTCTTCCCAAGACAGAGGCATACGCATATGGAAGATGGATTTGAGGGATTCTTTGGACAGCAACCAGAGTGCTTacaggaaagaaaaaataagctTAGCATCTTATATAGAGGGCCCTGTACTTGTAGCTGGCACAAACTCATATCAGATATCATTGGAATCTCTTCTAATTGGACATGAGGACTGGGTGTATTCAGTGGAGTGGCAACCCCCATCAACTGCATCGCCAGAAGGGATTGCCTACTGTCAACCCCAGAGCATCTTATCTGCATCTATGGACAAAACAATGATGATTTGGAAACCAGAAAAGACTTCTGGTATCTGGATGAATGTTGTTACTGTCGGAGAGTTAAGTCATTGTGCTCTGGGGTTTTATGGTGGCCACTGGAGCCCTAATGGAGATTCAATTTTAGCACATGGATATGGTGGATCTTTCCATCTCTGGAAAAATGTCGGTactgattttgaaaattggcAACCACAAAAAGTTCCATCTGGGCATTTTGCAGCAATAACAGATATTGCGTGGGGAAGATCTGGTCAATACTTGCTGTCAGTCAGTCACGACCAg ACAACTCGAATTTTTGCTCCTTGGCAAAATGAGGCGTCTCTAGGAGATGAGAAATCTTGGCATGAAATTTCTCGTCCTCAAGTTCATGGTCATGATATTAACTGTGTGGCCATCATCCGAGGAAAGGGGAACCATCGTTTTGTCAGTGGAGCTGATGAGAAAGTTGCCAGGGTGTTTGAAGCTCCTTTATCTTTCTTGAAGACATTGGGTCATGCCATTTCACAAAAGTCTAGCTTTACTGAGGATATCCAAGTAGGTGTTCAGATTTTGGGTGCCAATATGTCTGCTCTTGGGCTATCACAGAAACCTATTTATGTTCATg CTGAGCAGCAGACACCAGACAGGAATCTAAATGATAACCTTGATACATTCGAAGCCATTCCTGATGCAGTTCCAGTTGTGTTCACTGAACCTCCCATTGAAGATCAACTGGCATGGCATACACTGTGGCCAGAGTCACACAAACTTTACGGTCATGGAAATGAGCTGTTTGCTCTGTGCAGTGATCATGATGGGACACTTGTTGCTTCTTCATGTAAG GCCCAATCAGCAGCAGTAGCGGAAATATGGCTATGGCAAGTTGGTTCATGGAAAGCAGTCGGTCGCTTGCAGTCTCATAGTTTGACAGTAACACAAATGGAATTCTCGCATGACGACAAATTCCTGTTGGCTGTATCAAGGGATCGGCAGTTCTCTGTATTTTCAATCGATAAAACAG GCACCGATGAAACTAGTTACCAGCTTGTATCAAAGCAGGAGGCACACAAAAGAATCATATGGGCATGTTCTTGGAATCCATACGGCTATGAATTTGCAACCGGCTCGAGGGACAAGACAGTGAAGATCTGGACTCTGGGAAAAGACTCTTCCGTTAAGCAGATCACGACTCTGCCGCAGTTCAATAGTAGTGTCACAGCCCTATCTTGGGTTGGTCTCGATCGCAAGAGCAATGACGGACTCCTTGCAGTTGGAATGGAAAACGGTCTCATTGAATTATGGAGTCTATCTGTTAAAAGAAGTGAAGATGGAGTAGCAGCAGATGCAGTTGCTGCAGCCCTTGTTGTACGGCTGGATCCAGTGATGTGCCATGTTTCTTCAGTAAATCGATTGGCATGGAGAAATCGCAGGAATGAAGATTCCAGTAGCAGCATACAGCTTGCTTCCTGTGGGGTGGACCAATGCGTGAGAGTGTTTGAAGTTAACGTTAACTAA
- the LOC117623443 gene encoding uncharacterized protein LOC117623443 isoform X1 — protein MATIQYDIRCARLLHTAATSSSSSPTTSSPSLSTIRSLTPHLMASRASAARRVLSLSTSCWTTSFRLRAFSTGAGEAAVRLPEKPSICTADELHYVSVPNSDWKLALWRYRPCPKAPQRNHPLLLLSGVGTNAIGYDLSPESSFARYMSKQGFETWILEVRGAGLSVHEPNRKEIQQSAHARSDQMEAASAGATNAAFSAEKQSNGFPGASAPESPVQGERYDISATKGDITKSQSNGFPGASAPETPAQEEKYDISAGKGDVTNIITVGNESKSVTRLTETFTQLSERFSGFLSEGQSKIMAAKLLDQVSKLFADSTLSERLNEISDKLSGLLETRQNSSIASQIRDLSQRLVTIIEEGQRSVSPPLFDLQERFASTLEDFQKQLDLIVKYDWDFDHYLEEDVPAVMEYIMAESKPKDGKLLAIGHSMGGILLYAMLSRCVSEGRESKLAAVVTLASSLDYTPSKSTLKLLIPLADPAQVLNVPVIPLGTLLAAAYPLSTRPPYVFSWLNNLISAEDMMHPELLKKLVLNNFCTIPAKLLLQLTTAFREGGLRDRRGTYLYKDHLHKSSVPILALAGDQDLICPPEAVEETVKLIPRHLVTYKVFGESGGPHYAHYDLVGGRMAAEQIYPCIIEFLSRHDST, from the exons ATGGCGACGATTCAGTACGATATTCGTTGCGCGCGTCTCCTTCACACAGCAgcaacatcttcatcatcGTCACCGACGACGTCGTCGCCTTCATTATCTACAATTCGGTCTCTCACTCCCCATCTCATGGCCTCGCGGGCCTCTGCGGCGCGCCGGGTTCTGTCGCTGTCGACCTCGTGCTGGACGACGTCGTTCAGGCTCAGAGCCTTCTCCACCGGTGCGGGAGAGGCCGCGGTGAGGCTTCCGGAGAAGCCGTCGATTTGTACCGCCGATGAGCTCCACTACGTGTCCGTGCCAAACTCCGATTGGAAGCTCGCCCTCTGGCGCTACCGCCCTTGCCCCAAG GCGCCTCAGAGGAATCACCCATTGTTGCTGTTGTCGGGGGTGGGGACCAATGCCATTGGATATGATCTCTCTCCTGAG TCTTCTTTTGCACGTTACATGTCAAAGCAAGGATTTGAGACATGGATTCTCGAAGTTCGTGGTGCTGGATTGAGCGTGCATGAACCAAATCGCAAGGAAATCCAGCAGTCTGCCCATGCAAGATCTGATCAGATGGAAGCTGCTTCTGCTGGTGCAACTAATGCAGCTTTTTCTGCAGAAAAGCAATCAAATGGTTTTCCTGGTGCTTCAGCACCTGAGTCTCCTGTCCAAGGAGAAAGATATGATATTTCAGCTACCAAGGGAGACATTACAAAAAGCCAATCAAATGGTTTTCCTGGTGCCTCAGCACCTGAGACTCCTGcccaagaagaaaaatatgacatttCAGCTGGCAAAGGAGACGttacaaatataattactGTAGGCAACGAATCAAAATCAGTGACTAGGTTGACAGAAACATTTACGCAGTTGTCAGAAAGATTCTCTGGCTTTCTCAGTGAAGGTCAGTCGAAAATCATGGCTGCTAAGTTACTTGACCAAGTTTCAAAACTTTTCGCTGATTCTACATTATCCGAGCGTCTTAATGAGATAAGCGATAAGCTTTCAGGCCTCTTAGAGACAAGACAAAACTCATCTATTGCTAGCCAGATCAGGGACCTCAGTCAAAGGCTTGTAACTATCATTGAAGAAGGTCAGCGATCAGTTTCACCCCCATTGTTTGACTTGCAAGAGCGTTTTGCTTCCACACTGGAAGATTTTCAGAAACAACTTGACTTGATAGTGAAGTATGATTGGGACTTTGATCATTACTTGGAAGAGGATGTACCTGCTGTG ATGGAGTACATAATGGCAGAAAGTAAGCCAAAGGATGGGAAGTTGTTAGCTATTGGACACTCAATGGGAGGTATCTTGCTTTACGCTATGCTTTCACGATGCG TTTCTGAAGGAAGAGAGTCCAAATTAGCAGCTGTTGTTACATTGGCATCATCACTTGATTACACACCTTCAAAATCAACTCTCAAATTGCTCATACCCCTT GCAGATCCTGCCCAGGTTCTCAATGTCCCAGTTATTCCTTTAGGAACATTATTGGCAGCTGCTTATCCTCTCTCAACCCGTCCTCCTTATGTTTTCTCGTGGCTCAATAATCTGATTTCAGCAGAGGACATGATGCATCCAGAGTTGTTGAAAAAGCTTGTTCTGAATAACTTTT GCACCATACCCGCAAAACTTCTGTTGCAGCTAACAACAGCTTTTAGGGAGGGTGGACTACGTGACAGGAGAGGTACCTATTTGTATAAGGATCATCTGCACAAAAGCAGTGTCCCTATTTTGGCACTTGCTGGAGACCAGGATCTAATATGCCCGCCTGAAGCTGTGGAGG AAACTGTTAAGCTGATTCCACGACACCTGGTTACGTATAAAGTTTTTGGAGAATCTGGAGGTCCACACTATGCTCATTATGATTTGGTGGGAGGCCGAATG GCAGCGGAGCAGATCTATCCCTGTATAATCGAATTTCTTAGTCGGCACGACTCGACATGA
- the LOC117623443 gene encoding uncharacterized protein LOC117623443 isoform X2 — MATIQYDIRCARLLHTAATSSSSSPTTSSPSLSTIRSLTPHLMASRASAARRVLSLSTSCWTTSFRLRAFSTGAGEAAVRLPEKPSICTADELHYVSVPNSDWKLALWRYRPCPKAPQRNHPLLLLSGVGTNAIGYDLSPESSFARYMSKQGFETWILEVRGAGLSVHEPNRKEIQQSAHARSDQMEAASAGATNAAFSAEKQSNGFPGASAPESPVQGERYDISATKGDITKSQSNGFPGASAPETPAQEEKYDISAGKGDVTNIITVGNESKSVTRLTETFTQLSERFSGFLSEGQSKIMAAKLLDQVSKLFADSTLSERLNEISDKLSGLLETRQNSSIASQIRDLSQRLVTIIEEGQRSVSPPLFDLQERFASTLEDFQKQLDLIVKYDWDFDHYLEEDVPAVMEYIMAESKPKDGKLLAIGHSMGGILLYAMLSRCGRESKLAAVVTLASSLDYTPSKSTLKLLIPLADPAQVLNVPVIPLGTLLAAAYPLSTRPPYVFSWLNNLISAEDMMHPELLKKLVLNNFCTIPAKLLLQLTTAFREGGLRDRRGTYLYKDHLHKSSVPILALAGDQDLICPPEAVEETVKLIPRHLVTYKVFGESGGPHYAHYDLVGGRMAAEQIYPCIIEFLSRHDST; from the exons ATGGCGACGATTCAGTACGATATTCGTTGCGCGCGTCTCCTTCACACAGCAgcaacatcttcatcatcGTCACCGACGACGTCGTCGCCTTCATTATCTACAATTCGGTCTCTCACTCCCCATCTCATGGCCTCGCGGGCCTCTGCGGCGCGCCGGGTTCTGTCGCTGTCGACCTCGTGCTGGACGACGTCGTTCAGGCTCAGAGCCTTCTCCACCGGTGCGGGAGAGGCCGCGGTGAGGCTTCCGGAGAAGCCGTCGATTTGTACCGCCGATGAGCTCCACTACGTGTCCGTGCCAAACTCCGATTGGAAGCTCGCCCTCTGGCGCTACCGCCCTTGCCCCAAG GCGCCTCAGAGGAATCACCCATTGTTGCTGTTGTCGGGGGTGGGGACCAATGCCATTGGATATGATCTCTCTCCTGAG TCTTCTTTTGCACGTTACATGTCAAAGCAAGGATTTGAGACATGGATTCTCGAAGTTCGTGGTGCTGGATTGAGCGTGCATGAACCAAATCGCAAGGAAATCCAGCAGTCTGCCCATGCAAGATCTGATCAGATGGAAGCTGCTTCTGCTGGTGCAACTAATGCAGCTTTTTCTGCAGAAAAGCAATCAAATGGTTTTCCTGGTGCTTCAGCACCTGAGTCTCCTGTCCAAGGAGAAAGATATGATATTTCAGCTACCAAGGGAGACATTACAAAAAGCCAATCAAATGGTTTTCCTGGTGCCTCAGCACCTGAGACTCCTGcccaagaagaaaaatatgacatttCAGCTGGCAAAGGAGACGttacaaatataattactGTAGGCAACGAATCAAAATCAGTGACTAGGTTGACAGAAACATTTACGCAGTTGTCAGAAAGATTCTCTGGCTTTCTCAGTGAAGGTCAGTCGAAAATCATGGCTGCTAAGTTACTTGACCAAGTTTCAAAACTTTTCGCTGATTCTACATTATCCGAGCGTCTTAATGAGATAAGCGATAAGCTTTCAGGCCTCTTAGAGACAAGACAAAACTCATCTATTGCTAGCCAGATCAGGGACCTCAGTCAAAGGCTTGTAACTATCATTGAAGAAGGTCAGCGATCAGTTTCACCCCCATTGTTTGACTTGCAAGAGCGTTTTGCTTCCACACTGGAAGATTTTCAGAAACAACTTGACTTGATAGTGAAGTATGATTGGGACTTTGATCATTACTTGGAAGAGGATGTACCTGCTGTG ATGGAGTACATAATGGCAGAAAGTAAGCCAAAGGATGGGAAGTTGTTAGCTATTGGACACTCAATGGGAGGTATCTTGCTTTACGCTATGCTTTCACGATGCG GAAGAGAGTCCAAATTAGCAGCTGTTGTTACATTGGCATCATCACTTGATTACACACCTTCAAAATCAACTCTCAAATTGCTCATACCCCTT GCAGATCCTGCCCAGGTTCTCAATGTCCCAGTTATTCCTTTAGGAACATTATTGGCAGCTGCTTATCCTCTCTCAACCCGTCCTCCTTATGTTTTCTCGTGGCTCAATAATCTGATTTCAGCAGAGGACATGATGCATCCAGAGTTGTTGAAAAAGCTTGTTCTGAATAACTTTT GCACCATACCCGCAAAACTTCTGTTGCAGCTAACAACAGCTTTTAGGGAGGGTGGACTACGTGACAGGAGAGGTACCTATTTGTATAAGGATCATCTGCACAAAAGCAGTGTCCCTATTTTGGCACTTGCTGGAGACCAGGATCTAATATGCCCGCCTGAAGCTGTGGAGG AAACTGTTAAGCTGATTCCACGACACCTGGTTACGTATAAAGTTTTTGGAGAATCTGGAGGTCCACACTATGCTCATTATGATTTGGTGGGAGGCCGAATG GCAGCGGAGCAGATCTATCCCTGTATAATCGAATTTCTTAGTCGGCACGACTCGACATGA